The window AGTCAGTCAGAGCGTGAAGCAGAGATTGCTAAAGAGGAATCAGCAAGAATGGGGCTCCAGAGAAGCAAAAGTAGACAGCAGCTCTAAACATGTGTCATCGCACCAAGATCCTTCCGAGAATGAAACAAGGTCACTTAATGAATTAGAATCCAAGAGCCAGGAGCAACCTACCCGCCAAGCTGGTTGAAGCTAACAAGGGACAGATAGACTTGAACTGCGATCCCGATCGTGAGGATGACGCACAATTAGGTTATACCCGTGTGAGCATGATGAGCCTTCTTCAAGTAGCAAGCCTTCCTTCGGAGACTTACCTGAAGGAGAACGAAGAAAATGGTGAAACTGGATCAGATAGAGTCGAGAACGATCCTTAATAAACGTCATCGTCctgttgttttatttattctttttaatccCGTTGGTGTATAAATTATAAGGTTTATAAGGCATTTGGCAATATTTTCTATAGAGGGTGCTTATTGCCTTTTTAATCACAAAGCATGCAGGCATACACAAAGCATTATTTGTTGTTTCTTAATTTAAAAGGGGGTGTATATTGAAGAACTCGAAACCAAAAGACGCCAGAAACAGAGATAGCATACTAATATATCTACACTTTTTGAGATGTCTGTGATTGATATTGTTGGCATTCcaggtttctttctttcacaGACCATTGCTGAGGGTGAGGCACAACATAATAGCTGTTTCCGTTCGGTCAGCGAAGAGCGTGAGATCGAGTAGGGACGAAGAATTAAGGTTTATAGGGCATTTGGCAATATTTTCTCTAGAGGGTGCTTTTGGCCTttttaatcatcaaatatgTAGATATACACAAAgcatatttttttgtttattaatttaaaagggGGTGTCTATTGAAGAACTCGAAACCAAAAGACGCCAGAAACAGAGATACAAATATGGATTCCTTGTTGATTCTTCCCCTCCTTCCTTTCAGCGCGAGAGGAAAGGGCTTTGTAACTTATGATAACGACTAGtttataattaagttaataataattattttttcactaAGAATTTTCAATGAAACCTCATAAAAAATAGAACTAAATGGAGATGGGCTAAAATAACTACCGATTGCTTGGACTGCACAATTATTAATTGTAAAGCTAATCAACACAAAGACAACGAGTTACCTAGTCGAAAACatagaaatatttaaaaggTGTCGTAATTGCATTTGCaacttgaaaagaaaagaaatagttTAAAACCACCAGAAGAGTATCCTCATTCCTCCGCCATGAAGCTAACATTtcaaacaaattcaattttacaTTTCTCAGAACTTCTAGGAAACTTTTTAATCATATTCTCATCTAGCTCTTCCTTAACTATTTCTTTGCCTGGATCAAACTTGATACACATCTTCTCCAAGACCTTGCTATTTTCTAATAAATACTTAACCACGTCCACTTCATCTTCTGATCCCCAAAGATTTTTCATCTTAATTTCCTTTAAATGTTGTGATAAGCAGTAAGGTGCAAATCTTGGTGAAATCCACCCAAAATTAGCCTCGCGCTCTATCTCATCCTCTTCATCCATGGGATATTCCTGATGAATAGCAAAACCATATATATTAATTCTAGAGATACCATATTAACCACTTAGCTAATATATGTCAACCTACCTTCTCCAACACAAGGGACTTGAGAATAGGTGAGATTTTTAGGAAATGCGGCAATAATTTCCATCCAAAGCAATAATCAATCCCCAATTGTAGATGCATCAAATGTAGAAATGTGGGGAAATCGTCAGCATCATTAAAAGCAGAGCTGAGAGTCTTCATGTGAACAACAAACAGCAAAACAACACCATCAAATATTGGAATGCATAAGAAATGTATAAGATTGTTAATTAGGGCAAAGCACTTACAGCAATAGTGTTTTCACGAAGAGTAAGAGACTTGGCATTTCTAACTCCTTTGAGAACTTCCATCACTCGTAAAGCTCGGTACTCGGATATTAAGTTGTCTCTGACGTAATTAGTATGGCCAATACCCACACGGGCTTCAATTAAGGAGGGTATTTCATCTATCACAAAAAAAGCTATGGAGGGATCTTGAATGCTAAGATATTCAAGCTTTGGGGTCTCAATAATGAACTCATTATCCAACTCATCTTTAAAATCATcataaatcaacttaattttcaactttttcaaTGTTGGgatagaaattttgaaagcataATCATAGTCACCACCATACTGAAAGTCTCCGCATATAGAGAAATCTTCAAGCACCGGACAGCTACATAAAAGCTTGTTCAAAAACTCGTCATCTGGACTCGTAACATCAACATGAAGGACTTTCAAACTGGGGAAACATTTGTTTGTTGGGGGAATATCGAAAACGAAGTCGTTTCCCAGATTTAGTGCCACTAGTGAATCGCAACTTGAAAAGTTATCAGGCAACCTAACTGGAATTCCTTCCTCATCTGATGAAAGGAGGAGGAGCTCAATCTCCTTCACGTTGCAACTCATGGCATAGCGAATCCAATCATTGACACGATGTAAATCGCTTTTTAAGTCATAAAATCGGAGACTGAATTTCTCAATGTCGTTAGTATGGCGAAGGCGAAGAACGCGGTCCACAAAgtccataaaaaaattacgatCACCAAGGAAATCATCAGCATCGAAGTCAAGATTGTCTATATGAGTCCAAAGGTACCTCCATTTAGTTGCCAATACGCTTGTTTGAACCGCTTCTATTGTTGGAAGATGAGAGAGGATGTGACCCAGAACCTTTTCTGGTAGTTTGCTGATaacatcttcttcttctttcctcaTTACTTTAAGTGTACCCGTATCCATTGGTCAAGTTAGGGCGCTTGTGACTGACCCTGTAACTGCAACTGCAACAACAACACCCGATAATATAAGGATTTAGGATATGGCAAAGGCCAAAAATGCAATATTTCTTCAACTAATTAATGGACAAAGAAAATCAAAGGGAGTCACTAAAACAAGTTAGTTGGCAATCAAGAAAATCAAGGGAGGCAGAAAATACACGACTTCTTGCATTAAAAACATTTCCATCATGCAGTGAAAGCGAAGACCGAAGAAAGTGAAGGCTTAAAACATAGAGAAAACCTTAGGAAATGATTTTTCTTATGCTGATCCCTCTGCTTCACTTAAAAGTTCCCCTAACATACAGGATAAAGATTGAAGAAGAAACTTAGAACCCGTGACGTAAGAGAttttggaagaaaatgaataaaggAAAAGTGGAAGGAaatgaataaaagaaaagaagttctcttcaattttaaaGGGATGACTAACGAGGCGAAAACAAATCGGAAATAAGAATAAGAGTAAGATTACTTACAAGTAGATGAAAAGTCTCAAAACCCTACTAGCATGATTAGAATAAGTGAAAATGTTTCTCTgttaatagaaattaaaaatttttgtatatatagtTGTTGAAAAGATAtgtctttttataaaataataataagtaaataattgtaattttatatcaaTGAATAAACATATCTTTTGAGTTTCATATAACGAAtagatataattttttatttttatatataattaaaagttaaaaatatttgcCATTATTATTAGGAATGAATGATTATAATTTAATGTAGAGATGGTAGGGTGGAGGAAGGCAGATGATGAGATTCCTTGTAAATAGTAACCCAAGgctgaagaaagaaaagatacGGTTTTGGTGAATGATTGCTTGCGGTTTGCAGTTACCCGTTCGCATTATCCCCACTAATCGTTCGTGTGTGTACTTCATGCAACGCAACTGAAACCTCAACCGTCACGCTTCATCAATCCATTACACATCAGCTTAACCGTTACGCTTCATCATTGGATTACACATCAGTGCTAACTTAAAATGTGTTTTAAGATTAAGATTCAATTCTTAATATTCGATTAAACAagatttaatcaaatattagaaaataatttaaaagtaatttaattaattttagtattttcttttcataaaatattgGATTGTTGAATATAATTTAATGagatttatgaaattaaaaatgtttataGATTGAATCGAGTTGAGTTTTATTGACATCTCTAAAATTTCATTCAaatggtttcttttttttttggggggatttgaaaatttcattcaaatgttgatccatttaaatttattattaaattacaaaaattatattaacaGTTTGTATTTTTaactatattttaatataaaaaatcaatttttattaatataacaATATCCTGCTTGAGCCATAAATCTTGTCCATAGCCCAGTTTGAGTCAGGCCAGGCTCACAAGTATAATGAGTTCTCGACCCATGGACAAGTCTATTTCAAACTTTAAAGATGAAGTACGAGACTATAATCttttaatcaaatcaaatacGAGGATgaatgaataaataataaggaaattaaaaaagtttaaatataaaatttgtgCTAACTAGAATATAGATATTTAATATGTTCCTTTGAgtacttttatttatatcataaatatttatgaatttttatcttttttatttggacTTTTCGTAAAAgatatatacttaaaatattcaatataaTAGGATTCAATTAAGCCtggtttaaaaaaattgtgattaaATTAACAATTGAAATATTCATGTTTTTAATACTCAAATTGAACCGAGTtggattttcatttttaatttttaaatgttatttttagtttatcaATAGAGATGGAGTGGGTAAGGTGCCCGTTTATTTTGAAGTATCTGAAACCCAGATCGCTTACTATTTAGAGCATCCAAAACCTTAAcgaaaatgtttaaaattctATCTTAATTATTCATAACCTaagcaaaattattttgataaagaaAGCTATCATAATTTAATAGATATTCGTTAAAAAACCCAAATCCGACCTGATCAATtcattttaataaagtaaattataatacgagaaatgtataaaaaaaagtcagtaaaatcatcaattttacaaaaaataatcaCCAAGTTAGTTTAATAAAATGAACTCCTGAACTTGTTGGTTAAGGTGTGGAAAGAGtaaaagaaatgataaaaatttgaatcctTTCatttgtaataattttttttctcaaacgTAGAGATGTAAATGGGTAGAGTagtctgttttttttttttttatatgtatcttacttgaatttgtttaattaagaaactactcaaattttattaaaactcgaataaaattataaaatattatctaaaATTGAACTTTAATAATATGACATTATTTTCTAATTACCTAAATTCGTGaaatacttaattaaataaatcaaacaataacttaaataactaaaaatcatataaaaattaattttatatttattagtttataaaaaaaagaggttGGTTAAGATGACAAAAGTTTGGGTTGAAAATAACGAAGATAAAAGTTTGAATCCAaacaattataaatttttgaaacattatatttaatatgTATAGTCTAAAAGGTGATACTCAAAATCTACTTCAACTCGAGTAAGATATTAAAAGTATTATCCAAATTCATCTTACAATTGAATATGAGGTACTCGAACCTTATATTATCGGATTAGGTACCCGTAGATATCtatataataacaatccatttACATATCTATTCAATAATAACAACTTTAAATGAAATTCGAATCTAATCAGTTAAATGGTTTTAAATAGTGTCTTAGCTCTTAAAATTGAACTCTATTCTAAACCGCATTTGAGAAATGATATTAGTATTCATAATTTATCTGTATCCATTTAATACTAttcaaaaccattttaatcAGGTTTAATAGAGTAAAGTATCCGAATACAACGTTTGAGCTGCCATCCCTACTTATATACatagtttaaaaataaaatattatttttattttataacaaataaaagagtgaaaa is drawn from Theobroma cacao cultivar B97-61/B2 chromosome 4, Criollo_cocoa_genome_V2, whole genome shotgun sequence and contains these coding sequences:
- the LOC18602219 gene encoding F-box/LRR-repeat protein At4g14103, whose amino-acid sequence is MDTGTLKVMRKEEEDVISKLPEKVLGHILSHLPTIEAVQTSVLATKWRYLWTHIDNLDFDADDFLGDRNFFMDFVDRVLRLRHTNDIEKFSLRFYDLKSDLHRVNDWIRYAMSCNVKEIELLLLSSDEEGIPVRLPDNFSSCDSLVALNLGNDFVFDIPPTNKCFPSLKVLHVDVTSPDDEFLNKLLCSCPVLEDFSICGDFQYGGDYDYAFKISIPTLKKLKIKLIYDDFKDELDNEFIIETPKLEYLSIQDPSIAFFVIDEIPSLIEARVGIGHTNYVRDNLISEYRALRVMEVLKGVRNAKSLTLRENTIATLSSAFNDADDFPTFLHLMHLQLGIDYCFGWKLLPHFLKISPILKSLVLEKEYPMDEEDEIEREANFGWISPRFAPYCLSQHLKEIKMKNLWGSEDEVDVVKYLLENSKVLEKMCIKFDPGKEIVKEELDENMIKKFPRSSEKCKIEFV